One window of Nicotiana tomentosiformis chromosome 11, ASM39032v3, whole genome shotgun sequence genomic DNA carries:
- the LOC138901363 gene encoding uncharacterized protein produces the protein MGIIGTNEVNFVVFQMTGCAKGWWRDYVLTGPAGSPSLTWDQFSLIFLEKFIPFTLRKEYCRQFECLQQGSMIVTQYVTRFVDLTRHAIIFLPTERERVRRFIDGLTFTIRLQMAKEMRYDISLQRTIEIARRIEMVH, from the coding sequence ATGGGTATTATTGGGACCAATGAGGTCAACTTTGTAGTGTTCCAGATGACCGGTTGTGCAAAgggatggtggagagattatgtgtTGACTGGACCAGCTGGTTCACcttcacttacctgggatcaattttcactgatatttctagagaagttcattcctttcacCCTGAGAAAGGAGTACTGCAGGCAGTTTGAGTGCCTTCAACAAGGTAGCATGATTGTTACCCAGTATgtgactcgatttgtggacctaaCTCGCCACGCCATTATATttctccctactgagagggagagagtgaggagattcattgatgggctcactttcactatccggctacagatggccaaggagatgaGATATGATATTTCTTTGCAGAGGACTAtagagattgctagacggatcgagatggttcatTGA